In Erigeron canadensis isolate Cc75 chromosome 8, C_canadensis_v1, whole genome shotgun sequence, the DNA window GGCATTTGGTGTTCTCAAAGGAAAATGACATATCGTTGATTGACCGTTTCGACAATGGTCACTAGAAACAATAAGGAACTTGGTGTATGCGTGTGTGATTctgcacaacatgatcattCAGGATAGTGCTCGTGCGATCTGCCCAGTTCATATAGGAGATCCAGTTGTCCGACCAAGTAGTCATCGGGACGCCTTACCGGAGATACATTTCCGTCTCCGGTATGATCTGACAGAGCATCTAGCAGTCTAAACTTACCGCACCTCCAGCCGAACGATGAGTAGTAGTCGTATCTatattgtttatgttatatcttttaagtattcctagtatgtttctttttaaaatttgttttatggttttcaagaattatgtaatgtttatgtattttaatatttttattttaatgaaatttaatgtttaaataaaatgaaaattgtaaaatgagCGATGAAGTGAGTGGTCGGATGCCAATGAAATTTggatgagtggtgagtgagtaGTGAGTAGTGGAATTGAGGTGACATGATGTGATTGGTTAGAAGTGAATGGTGAGAAAATGGATGGAAGGTAGGTTGCAACCCTCTTAATGATATACATAACTACATCTTGCATTTACATCCAAACAATCAATTAATCAAGTTAACCCATTTACATCCAAACAATCAATTAATCAGGTTATTATTGGGGTAAAACAAGTAGCATTTGGAGGTAGCAGAAAATGTGATGTATCTATAAATCTTTATAAGCAGTGGTGGCTTAAGGTTTTTTTGAGGCCTTAAACGGGGTCAATTTTAGGGGCCTAGTTCataattaaagtaaacaaaaaaaaagttaggtCGACTTATGTTATTGAACTACTACTAATGAAAAGATACATATATTGATGTAAAAACCAATAAATGTATTACtacaatgcaaattatataatggtaCTTCATACAAAATCTATACATTAAGTCTAAGATACAAAACATTGAGGCCctacatatatttgatatatgaatatgaatgttGTTCTTGAttcttatatacatattttcaaTGTTGTTGCAGATTCTTATATACATACCGATTATATATCatgatatatgaatatgaagtTTATGAATATAGTTTACAGAGATAAGTAGTGTATTGTCCATGTCATCAGTCAAAGTCCAACAATTACGAGTGAGTCGCGTAGCCACATTAGCTATTAAATACgagtaaataaaaattaaacggCAACCTTTTACCTTCTTATCAAGTCACCGGATACATAATTTGGACATTTTAACAAGTTACTCCCATATAATACACAAAAACGTAGTTGGTTTTACTAAATACATTCGATCATAGTTAGttatatttcaaaatatttatctCTAAAAACTAACTAGCATTTTACCTTGGAAGTGTTAAATCTTGTCTTGCTATCatttataatacataataaaGCAACAACCCGTTTTTAAAAATCTCAACTAAAGAATTGGAGTACTTAAAATACTCTTATTCATTAACTAGTTTAATAACCCGCGTagcaaatcaagaaaaaatttgtttttatctattaaaacatgtttaaaaattatttatgatgtACTACGTATTATAGTTAACATTTGTAATTAATGCATATACTAATTAACTATATCTAATTTCTTGTgttttaataaaagaattaaactttttttaaaaattaactaataaatgatgtcataaatcatttaagtaaaaaagaaaaaaattataagaaattttCTAACAATACCAAGTAAATTTGTCTTTATAAATAATGATGTAAGcaaaatcttcttttattatatagagatttaaacatctttacctaatatatttataatgaattaatttacaacataaatccctTAATCCTTagaataactacactaccttcctttaacatcaattactattacattcaccaccattgtcatcaccaccacccgtcaccgcccGTCATCACCACCCCGCGCCACTACCACcatcgtcgccgcattgcgcggacatATGACTCGTTAGAATAATATGCAAGGCGAGCAAATTGCTAAGTTTAATTTGGAATATGTTCTTAACTAACATTTTATTTTGGGTAACCCataaaaaacaacttaattatTCTAAGTAGATGTAGATGTGATGTAATCCGGTCACTTATTATGTGAGAAAAAGTCgatgtaaaaatataaatatccaTTTTATAAGAATTGAAGTACCCAAATCACACTAGACACGATTATATGATAGCACATTCATAAAGCGAATTGATTGAGGGCCGTAAAGGGAGATCACGTCAAGCATTGattattttgtttgaaaattcatgctgctattattatttttgcaaGAGAACCGACAAAAACCCTTATTTTGggtgttatttttattatatttaacacCCCAATATAAAGATCGAGTAATTATATACGGAGTACTATGTTATATttctatctaccaataaactaaaacatgattgagataTTCTTAAAATGACACATGACGTAATCTTTGATtaacacgtgtccttttaatttatttatttttgttaaattagctttttttagttgtatataaaatcaaattaacttttttagttatatataaattcaattttcttattagatttaaaattaaactttaactcttggctttattaatacaaaatacattataactttatttaattaatcgttttcccattaataaattgtctctttttgttgctcaatttttcaactcttatttacttatattatgaagacttcaaaaattcaagtttacgatctgaaatcataaggctatttgtcatcatccattatgcttaaagtttcgattttgatgtgcttttaaaaatttaaggttaatcctatatattatatttatcattactgtatattataatttagcttcgatcatcaaTTACCTTAacaaatatttcttttatacccacaaatcatgtatgcgacatattcgaattttctttatgatacaatctatgtAGCTAAtatacatcgtacgggtattaggactagtatattatatatactatggGAAAAAgggtatattatatatactatgggaaaaagggaatataaggttgtccacctaagcttaggtgtggaacccttcatatactaatattttattatttattgtttaatgaataaatgtctgagtccccatgatttttatggtttaaaaaattaatatgtgaaagTTCGacatttaagcttaggtgtctaacagtcttatattcccatcccccatatactatatatatcaaGATCATAAAGCCCCCAACGTATATTGGTTATTTATTATTACGGAGTAATCGATAGCAACAACGAAAGATCATGAGAAAACATCCATTGGAATGACAGTAATATGTGGAAACAAAGTCGAAGATAAATGACCAAAGCAAGACATTAAACAGTTACTGTGGCATTCAAACAAAGTAGAGAAATGAACATGACTAGTATCAACATTAAAGCTAATCGGCAAGGTACCAACAGAATCATCATGCCAAGTAGTGGAACATGCTTGCATTATCTTTGTCTCTCTCAAGATACTCTCGGCTAATCAGATCTTCGATCCTCCTCtttattacttttacatcaggCTGCACAGAATACCAATATATGTAATAAGAAATggatgtatacatatatatggcaACAGTTGCTTTCCAGTTTCTTCAAATTATTTAGATTTGTGTATGTATCATGGCTAAAGGTGGACTGTTACGAGAATAATCCCTCTAGGCTAATCCATACAAGATATGGGCTGTGATACAATTTAAGATAAATGACCCGCAGAGAAGAAGACCAAATTTAAGGAAGGATATAGTGTTGATCCTCGTTAAATTTTAGGTATTGCATTTAATAAGAAGTTACCTTAAACATCCGTCCCAATTGTTCAACACACTCCATAACCAGCTGCTGGTACCCCAGGACTTTTCTGCTCTTCATGATGCGAACAAGTGCTGCATCAATTGCAAACTTCCTATCCTTGTCAACATCCTCAatcacctttttcttctcatctACTGGAGGTAGAGGAATctgcatttatattaaaaaagaaaagaaaaccgTTTCACACTGGATCCaactatattttatttcaaatgaataaaattaacattttaaacTACCTTGATCCTCCTCATTCTATCTGTAAACTTTGAGTTAAATTCAAAGTAATCAATGGAAGATATTGTTTTGGTATTTGGCTCCTTGATAAGGATCTTATATTTTGCACATGACAGCGAGTGGAGAATCCGGACTAGATCATCGTCTGACAACTTGAGTTCAGTCTTGATGTCCTCATAACTCCTCCGGGTAGAGGTATTGAATAAAAGAAGAACAGATGCCTACATATATCAAATACTTTAAGTCATAAACTAAACAGATACTCTAAATTAGACAAGTCAAGCCCATTTGTAGATAGATGGGTCAGAGTTGCCAACAAAGTCTATAAAAATAATAGCAAAACCTGAAAGGTAGTCACAATCAGCTCCACAGTTTTTGGATCAAATTTCCCATTGACGTTGCAGGTACCCAACGAATATATCCACGTAAGTCTCCTACTTTTCGTGTTTGTATCATAAAACTTTTTGAAAGCTTCAACACACTTGGCCTGGAGTGGCAAGTAATTGAACAATACGAAAATATTAGAGATCATGTAACAATTTATCAGAGCTTTTCTCTCATTAAAGTTCAGAAATTTACCATTTCTAATGGGAGAACAAGTTCGGACGATTTGTAATTCGGCCAGAAACCAGTAGTCAGCACAGTTACAGACAAGTCAATCCCGGGTTTGACAGTAGGATCATTTCTTACGTACTCTTCATATTGGGATTGATTCTCCTTTGCCAAAGCTAAATCTGTAATCTGATAAACACACACACCAATATCAAGGGGAAGATCGAAATGGCAGAATTCAATATTTGTGTGTCCTAATATGGAAAAGGGGTGTTTGGATTTTGAAACTGGCTATCCAATAACAAATTTTTAGATTTTGGATAAATAACTTCTATTTCTGATTAAGAGGCGACATAACAATTTATGGGTATGAGAATATAGCCTTCAACATAAAAGAGTAGGTTATCGGATCCAAGTCTGAGACATGCATACACTCTTTACGTAAAGTTTGACACCCATCCCAGTATATGTTCCCTTTTATGTTACTTTGTCAGTGAATTCCTTATATGATTAGAATTTGCCAGACAAATTATCTATGCATCTGATATTGCAAGCTCAAATAGTGAAGCGCATCCAAACAGTTTACAGTTGATCACATACCATAACCCATGCAAGACTGGTAGTGGGTGTTGTAATTTTTTACATATTTACCTTTAAAATGCACAATCCAAACACCCCGTTATCTTATGCATGTGTAAATTTGTGGTTGTGTGTGTTGACGAATATAAAGATTGCACTATTACCATTCCTTGCATCTTTCCGGTAAACTGAACACCCCACTGCTCTTTCAGTTTTGCAAGAATACTCCTCTCATGCTCATCGCTGGTACTCCTATCAAACAAAAGCCTCCGAGCAAGCTTTTTCCTAAGAGATTCATTTGCACAAAGGTTAAcgttcatgatttataaaaaaaactgatGTTCATCATAAACTAAGTTATTTACCTGCAGAActcaataaagagatccttatCGCTGATGTATGCAAGCAGCTTCACTATCTGTAAATTCGTTAAGAGGATTTAATGATAACTTTCTGATCTTATTAACAAACTGCTGTCATTACCACTTACCAATAGAGGTAGTAACTTTGAGGTAATCTACTGATGAACAGGTGTATTGGGCTTAAAATAAAAGGTCAAAGTAACCCAAGGTGTACTTTTTATCCATAAAACCTTGATTCAGAAGACTATATATTGTCATAATATTCGACACTATTATTTGTATGACAAGGAAAAATGTATTCTGCCCAGCCCAACCTGAAAATTATCTGTTTTGACCCGAACCCACTGACATGATATCCAACCCAattattttgccacctctagctaTCAACATACCTTCTCAAGTTTGTCCTCAATGCCTTCATCACTCAGTTTCTCAGTTCCACCTTTTTTAAGAATATTATCACAAAAGTTGGCAAGTAACTCTGCACTTGAACTTCCAGATATACTCTTGTTGCAGAATATTTCAAATGCTTCTTTGAGCGCCTAGAAAAATAGCAAGAAAAGGTAAAGATTAATAGACGTactaacatatttataaatgtaGATGAAGTTTATTTAATAGTGTAGTCGACAGACCTTGTGAAAAAGGGTCTGGTTCGCAAAACAATCAACTACATACACCATGCACTTGTCATGTAAGTCGATCACTTTCCTGTAAAAGACCTGGAGAGAGCAGTTCACCAATTAATGTACCATCATAATTCATTAACATGTTCTACAAGTCGTATATTTCGATTATACTTACTTGTTCCTGCATTCCAGCCACATCTCTCTTTTCTGCCTGTAATGAAGCATATCACAATTCAACAAATGTTCCTTTTATTTAGCTTGACtaagtttgtatataatctAGAAGATTGTTGAATAATTGAAGTGTACGATGTACAAACCGTCTTATTATTTGCAGCATCTTCTGCCTGGTTGACCAAGGCTGTGCCTTCAGCTGTAACATGCTGCAGTACAACACAATTGATTACAtgttgtaactttttaatatatatatatatatattaaaattaaaaatcaattcCAGCATAACAAACCTTCATAAACATAGTAGACACAGGTTCCAATCCATGGGGTATTGTTACGAAAAGTCTGTGCATCCTTGATAGGTCATCAATCTAGAAGagaataaccaaaaaaaatgtCAACCAAACATAATTCAAATAGTGGATGTTATTTAAAGAATAATGCATAAAATAGAGATCACACACCTTGTCATCCCTCAGCAGTGCATAAACACCAGAGTCTTTTTTCTCGAATAAGTCGGTAGAGTGAGCCGTTAACAGCTCATGCCGAACTTTCTgcaaatatttttatgataccaaatcaaagatggaaaacaatatcctttcttttctttttaattccAAATAGTGATTAAGCAAACCTCGAGCAGCTTTGGCTCACTACTAGATTGAAGATAATGAGATactctttccttttctttttttaagcaATCTTCAGcctgattattaaaaaaaaaaaaaaggttaagttATTTACTTACTTTTCTAGAAAATCAAGATCAAAACAAGAGAGCGATTGAAATTTACTTGAAGCATATACTCTGGACAAGAATATTCTTGAATCCAATTTGAAGCTTTTCGTGAATAATACGCTGATGTATCTTTAAGCATGGGGTTTTCAAAGTCGTTCTCATAACATTCCATTTTCCCCATTCCCATTTCAACAAATATGTCTAAGATATTCTTCAGTAAAGATCGATCTATTTGCTGGCCTTCACGCTCTCGATCAATCtgataataaaatttaacatatcGGCTTAATAAGAAACTAAGATGATCATGTGTGTTTTAATAAGATGAGGAAAAGCATACCAGTGTTATCACCACAAGCTTCACTTTCACTTTCACTTTCAGCGCTTTGTAGACCTAATAAACATAAATCGGTCACCGATCATTGTTTTGATCACAAAAACATGTTAATGACTAGTCATTTAATTATGTTGGATAAACAGCCATCTTTTTTTGTCTATATTCAATAGAGAATCAACAAGCTATGGCTATAGTGGGTTAAAGGCTTGAAGTGGAAAACTATAGTAAAGTCATGATATAAAAGTATAACTATTCAATATCCATTTACAATACCAGATCACGAAAACATGTGAGACCAACTTCTTTTAATGTAGGAAGGGATCGGCGTTGGATGAAGTAGCGATCAAGATAGTGGAAGAATCGGGAAAGCCATCTCGTCATGATTTTATGATTTGACCATCTGATCAGTAGCTCTTTTAGCATGAACTCATCATGCTTTTCTTTCAGAGATGGTAAAACCTGAATCAAAGACATTGCTATTATATCTAACTGTAGGTTGGAAATTACAAACTTAAGAATGAGATCGTGTTATAGAAACCACATTACTAACATTATAAACGTTCCTTataacaattttaataaaataactatCAGTAAGTTTTAT includes these proteins:
- the LOC122611375 gene encoding cullin-1-like, which gives rise to MDDVKKMIEFEEGWGYVQKGITKLKKILADPTEPQFSSEEYIMQYTKIYNMCTQKPPYDYSQQLYDRYKICLTEYLKATVLPSLKEKHDEFMLKELLIRWSNHKIMTRWLSRFFHYLDRYFIQRRSLPTLKEVGLTCFRDLVYKALKVKVKVKLVVITLIDREREGQQIDRSLLKNILDIFVEMGMGKMECYENDFENPMLKDTSAYYSRKASNWIQEYSCPEYMLQAEDCLKKEKERVSHYLQSSSEPKLLEKVRHELLTAHSTDLFEKKDSGVYALLRDDKIDDLSRMHRLFVTIPHGLEPVSTMFMKHVTAEGTALVNQAEDAANNKTAEKRDVAGMQEQVFYRKVIDLHDKCMVYVVDCFANQTLFHKALKEAFEIFCNKSISGSSSAELLANFCDNILKKGGTEKLSDEGIEDKLEKIVKLLAYISDKDLFIEFCRKKLARRLLFDRSTSDEHERSILAKLKEQWGVQFTGKMQGMITDLALAKENQSQYEEYVRNDPTVKPGIDLSVTVLTTGFWPNYKSSELVLPLEMAKCVEAFKKFYDTNTKSRRLTWIYSLGTCNVNGKFDPKTVELIVTTFQASVLLLFNTSTRRSYEDIKTELKLSDDDLVRILHSLSCAKYKILIKEPNTKTISSIDYFEFNSKFTDRMRRIKIPLPPVDEKKKVIEDVDKDRKFAIDAALVRIMKSRKVLGYQQLVMECVEQLGRMFKPDVKVIKRRIEDLISREYLERDKDNASMFHYLA